From a region of the Alnus glutinosa chromosome 1, dhAlnGlut1.1, whole genome shotgun sequence genome:
- the LOC133871762 gene encoding adenosylhomocysteinase 1, giving the protein MALLVEKTTSGREYKVKDMSQADFGRLELELAEVEMPGLMACRTEFGPSQPFKGARITGSLHMTIQTGVLIETLTALGAEVRWCSCNIFSTQDHAAAAIARDSAAVFAWKGETLQEYWWCTERALDWGPGGGPDLIVDDGGDATLLIHEGVKAEEIFEKTGKVPDPASTDNAEFQIVLTIIRDGLKTDPKRYHKMKQRLVGVSEETTTGVKRLYQMEASGTLLFPAINVNDSVTKSKFDNLYGCRHSLPDGLMRATDVMIAGKVAVVCGYGDVGKGCAAALKQAGARVVVTEIDPICALQALMEGFQVLTLEDVVSQADIFVTTTGNKDIITVHHMRKMKNNAIVSNIGHFDNEIDMLGLESYPGVKRITIKPQTDRWVFPETNSGIIVLAEGRLMNLGCATGHPSFVMSCSFTNQVIAQLELWKEKATGKYEKKVYVLPKHLDEKVAALHLGKLGARLTKLTKDQADYISVPIEGPYKPIHYRY; this is encoded by the exons ATGGCTTTGCTGGTAGAGAAAACCACCAGTGGCCGCGAGTACAAGGTGAAGGACATGTCCCAGGCGGACTTTGGCCGCCTGGAGCTCGAGCTGGCCGAGGTGGAGATGCCTGGACTCATGGCCTGCCGCACCGAGTTCGGGCCCTCCCAGCCTTTCAAGGGGGCCAGGATCACCGGCTCGCTCCACATGACCATCCAGACCGGGGTCCTCATCGAGACCCTCACCGCGCTAGGCGCCGAGGTCCGCTGGTGCTCTTGCAACATCTTCTCCACCCAGGACCACGCCGCCGCGGCCATCGCGCGCGACTCTGCCGCGGTCTTCGCCTGGAAGGGAGAGACCCTGCAGGAGTACTGGTGGTGCACCGAGCGGGCCCTTGACTGGGGTCCCGGCGGCGGGCCGGACCTGATTGTGGACGACGGTGGGGACGCCACGCTTCTGATCCACGAGGGCGTGAAGGCCGAGGAGATCTTCGAGAAGACCGGGAAGGTCCCGGACCCGGCCTCCACCGACAATGCGGAGTTCCAGATCGTGCTGACGATTATCAGAGATGGACTGAAGACCGACCCCAAGAGGTACCACAAGATGAAGCAGAGATTGGTGGGAGTGTCGGAGGAGACTACCACTGGGGTTAAGAGGCTATACCAGATGGAGGCCAGTGGTACCCTCTTGTTCCCTGCTATTAACGTGAACGACTCTGTCACCAAGAGCAAG TTCGATAACTTGTATGGATGCCGCCACTCTCTCCCTGATGGCTTGATGAGAGCTACCGACGTCATGATTGCCGGCAAGGTTGCTGTTGTCTGTGGATACGGTGATGTTGGCAAGGGCTGTGCTGCTGCCTTGAAACAAGCTGGAGCCCGTGTGGTTGTGACTGAGATCGATCCAATTTGTGCTCTTCAGGCCCTCATGGAAGGTTTCCAGGTCCTGACCCTTGAGGACGTTGTCTCTCAGGCTGACATCTTTGTCACCACCACCGGTAACAAGGACATCATCACCGTACACCAcatgaggaagatgaagaacaatgCCATTGTTAGCAACATTGGCCATTTTGACAACGAGATTGACATGCTCGGGCTCGAGAGCTACCCCGGCGTGAAGCGCATCACCATCAAGCCTCAAACAGACAGGTGGGTCTTCCCCGAGACCAACTCCGGCATCATTGTGTTGGCGGAGGGTCGGCTCATGAACTTGGGTTGTGCCACAGGGCACCCTAGTTTCGTGATGTCCTGCTCGTTCACAAACCAGGTGATTGCCCAGCTTGAGCTGTGGAAGGAGAAGGCAACTGGGAAGTATGAGAAGAAGGTGTATGTTTTGCCAAAGCACCTTGATGAGAAGGTTGCTGCACTTCACCTTGGCAAGCTTGGGGCTAGGCTCACCAAACTCACCAAGGACCAGGCTGACTACATTAGCGTGCCTATTGAGGGTCCTTACAAGCCTATTCACTACAGGTACTGA